In the genome of Dryobates pubescens isolate bDryPub1 chromosome 18, bDryPub1.pri, whole genome shotgun sequence, one region contains:
- the DNAAF6 gene encoding dynein axonemal assembly factor 6: protein MDSISSGSSLQFLAKLLRDSQEEEDDDDDEHVPHCSVSTMTPGSIGPVKTETPDAFQVKHENSKTIWNTEEVPEGSEFDDTWDPREQPEYEILFKQSVGTEDVFFGMSRKDPSTACCEDIVVKIKLPETKFADITLDIQDQVLDLRTPQKKLLLHLPYRVDSQNGKARFLSEEETLEVTLRVSREFDFINFA, encoded by the exons ATGGACAGTATTTCCTCAGGCTCTTCTCTGCAGTTTCTTGCCAAACTACTTCGTGATTctcaagaagaagaagatgatgatgatgatgagcaTGTG CCACACTGTTCTGTTAGCACCATGACTCCTGGTAGCATTGGACCAGTAAAGACAGAGACTCCTG ATGCTTTTCAGGTGAAACATGAAAACAGCAAAACTATTTGGAATACAGAGGAGGTCCCAGAAGGATCTGAATTTGATGACACCTGGGATCCTAGAGAACAGCCAGA GTATGAGATTTTATTCAAACAATCTGTGGGGACAGAGGATGTCTTCTTTGGGATGAGCAGGAAAGacccctccacagcctgctgtgAAGATATAGTG GTGAAAATCAAGCTGCCAGAGACAAAGTTTGCAGACATCACATTGGACATCCAGGACCAGGTTCTTGACCTTCGAACTCCCCAAAA gaagctgctgctgcatctcccCTACCGTGTGGACAGCCAGAACGGCAAAGCTCGttttctctctgaagaggaGACCTTAGAAGTGACCTTGAGAGTGTCAAGGGAGTTTGATTTCATAAATTTTGCCTGA
- the NUP62CL gene encoding nucleoporin-62 C-terminal-like protein, which translates to MSQFNFGSAAGGGSSGGFTLGTPKTTATTGTGSFSFSTPATSGSFNFGSAAQTPASSQSTAFFSFSRPATAGQPASFSFGTPATATTTPAANVFPLGASAPKVNFGGSAASQAPGMTGTLGFGSTAATSVPSTQAAAPSGFVFGSTGTTTTTTAQSGTTGGFTFSSGTTTQAGAANFSIGTAAPQAASTGLTFGTAPAAAATTAATLGAATQSVTPFSLGGQSTGLNFGSLSSTATTTSAPTAALTTSTSQGPTLSFGAKLGVTSTAATTASTTTTSVLGSTVPTLFASIGSSSAPTSSTTASLSLGAPSTGTTTLGTLNFGLKAPGTTAATTSTTTGTTTASGFALNLKPLTTTGTIGAVTSTTAITTTTTSGPPVMTYAQLESLINKWSLELEDQEKHFLHQATQVNAWDRTLIENGEKITSLHREVEKVKLDQKRLDQELDFILSQQKELEDLLTPLEESVKEQSGTIYLQHADEEREKTYKLAENIDAQLKRMAQDLKDITEHLNTSRGPADTSDPLQQICKILNAHMDSLQWIDQNSAVLQRKVEEVTKVCESRRKEQERSFRITFD; encoded by the exons ATGAGCCAATTCAACTTCGGGTCGGCCgcgggcggcggcagcagcggcggctTCACTTTGGGCACGCCGAAGACGACCGCCACGACGGGCACGGGTAGCTTCTCTTTCTCCACGCCTGCTACCTCGGGGAGCTTCAACTTCGGGAGCGCGGCCCAGAcgcctgccagcagccagagcaccgccttcttctccttcagcaGGCCGGCTACTGCAGGGCAGCCCGCCAGCTTCAGCTTCGGGACGCCGGCCACGGCCACCACGACTCCGGCAGCAAACGTGTTCCCGCTGGG gGCGAGTGCACCAAAAGTGAACTTTGGAGGCAGCGCTGCAAGTCAGGCTCCTGGAATGACGGGGACCTTGGGATTTGGTAGCACTGCAGCAACCAGTGTGCCTTCAActcaggcagcagccccttCTGGCTTTGTGTTTGGATCTActggcaccaccaccaccaccacagctcagTCTGGGACAACTGGAGGGTTTACTTTCTCCAGCGGTACCACAActcaggctggagcagccaaCTTCAGCATCGGCACTGCCGCTCCGCAAGCAGCGTCCACGGGGTTGACCTTTGGGacagcacctgcagctgctgccaccactgctgctaccCTGGGAGCTGCAACCCAATCAGTGACGCCCTTCAGCCTTGGGGGACAGTCTACAG GTCTAAACTTCGGGTCATTATCTTCAACAGCAACTACTACTagtgcacccacagcagcactgactaCTAGCACCAGCCAAGGACCTACTCTGTCCTTTGGAGCCAAGCTTGGGG TAACATCCACGGCTGCTACAACTGCCTCTACCACCACAACCTCTGTCCTTGGTTCAACGGTGCCTACGTTGTTTGCATCCATAGGGAGTTCGTCAGCACCAACATCGTCTACCACCGCAAGCCTCTCGC TTGGTGCCCCTTCCACTGGGACAACCACTCTTGGAACGCTTAACTTTGGATTGAAAGCTCCTGGAACAACAGCTGCCACAACAAGTACCACCACTG GCACTACTACTGCTTCTGGCTTTGCTCTGAATCTTAAGCCATTAACAACAACTGGTACCATTGGAGCTGTGACTTCTACAActgccatcaccaccaccacaaccag TGGGCCTCCAGTGATGACTTATGCCCAGCTGGAGAGTTTGATAAACAAGTGGAGCCTGGAACTGGAGGACCAAGAGAAACACTTTCTCCATCAAGCTACACAAGTGAATGCCTGGGACCGGACGCTGATAGAGAATGGAGAGAAG ATTACTTCATTACACAGAGAAGTAGAGAAAGTGAAGCTTGATCAGAAAAG acTGGATCAGGAGCTAGACTTCATTCTGTCCCAGCAGAAAGAGCTTGAAGACTTGCTGACTCCACTGGAGGAGTCTGTGAAGGAACAGAGTGGGACCATCTACTTGCAGCATGCAGATGAGGAACGGGAGAAGAC CTATAAACTGGCTGAAAACATAGATGCTCAGTTGAAGCGTATGGCACAGGACCTGAAGGACATCACTGAGCACCTGAACACATCAAGAGGCCCAGCAGACACAAGTGACCCG CTTCAGCAGATCTGTAAAATTCTGAACGCGCACATGGATTCCCTGCAGTGGATTGACCAGAACTCAG CTGTGTTGCAGAGAAAGGTAGAGGAGGTGACAAAGGTTTGTGAGAGCCGTCGGAAGGAGCAAGAACGCAGTTTTCGCATCACATTTGATTGA